The genome window atagaaaggtgtagaatcatgcaatgataaaaaacgtacaagaattagagtgaaaacttaccggagttgagagaaatctgagaaaaggtgaagagtaggagctggccggtcagaactttccaaaagtggaaatgaagacaaggacagccctatttataggcttccaaaaggggaaagtggcagccgatcggccaggagctccgatcgagtgggctgctcaatcggctggcaagatgctagccgatcggctggcctgttcgatcaggatgcctcctgttcgatccgcgacacactttgagtattttgcgacgattttcgacgtttcgatttcgatggacgatggtacgaatacgatagagttcctagtcaaattactttcagtcccaaacactatatctaacatacaatcttctataagtcacgtttcgatgtcggtttcgattgtgttcgattgcttttcgagtttcgttttgattttcgattgattcgcttgagtaccacaccaaacatgtagtaagcacgcacaagtaacacataaggcacacacacgtataacaataccaaaattcgcataattcgtgtctcgagtttgattgatgaatcgattagcttgattattgattgattaactttatcgcatcgttacttcctactattcacagtcgtaaatcggtcgcattgattaaacattcgattacttcgattcttgctgattacaacacttactccacataatacaactaaaatctaacatagactatctacagtcaaagaaagtcaaagttgacttggactttgactttgactttgacattcgaaaacacggggtgttacaattaacacgccgcaactttaGTGTCGTTTATCGCTGACAGTAGTGTGACATTAGTGCTCCtgcccgccgcaacgcgggggtgctTAATACTATTTAGATATTTGATTTATCTCTAAAATTTCAGTATTCTTTATTATAATAGATCATGAAAAAGTTATTTCcagtgttttaaaaaccggtaaataccggccggttagaCAATGTGTAATGGGGCGTTATGCACCCACATAAAGCCCCTATAAAGCCCCAAACACCATTACGAAGGGCTTTATGAGACAAAAAAATTAGTGGGGCCTGATATATATAGCGCTAGTATGGGTGGAGGTTTTCAAACTTTAACCAATCAAATTTAAGCAaggttttttataattaattaataaaattgaaaattaataattaggtattgatgggtaggggctttatgactacggacactagtgatataacgccccataaagcccctgtgtgacgtggcacgacacgtgtcgtataacgccccacaaagggctttatgactacggatggccttataccggtattaccgtttccagatgtaagtccggtacgaaacaccccggtaaataagtgaaatggcataaggtttgtaccggcggtaaaatccggtataccggtttgaaacgtaatatCGGTACCGACCCAaggttattttagtttgggttgtttcttattttattatatatgttacttatcttacgtaatttttatatattataattattcgTAACAAAaacttcttatttaatattgtatgaaacgaaaatagttatcCACCAATTGTTGAGTATAGCGATAATagtgaatttcatcttttatgcGATCATGAACTTGATGTATTAACACTCAAATGACTTAAGCATAttgtacactttcatttaaaagagcttgttagaaaattgaatgattttcaattatcttttggattatttttttattatggattagCTTTTGGAttatcttttaatatgtaatcatgcatttttggataaacttttgagttgatgttgtaatttatgaaattatagagttaactagtcaacccggttgaactgcttggtacaacctggttcaaccgattgaaccattttttagcctaatccgatttaatttaaaaaccggtttttaaaacattggttattTCTACATATTTGTAATAAGTGATAGATTAATATCTGTAGACtgaaaaaaatatatcaaaataaatgaataataaaTGAAAATGTGTGTTATTTCAGAGTATAATAATTTTGGAAactaataaatataaaaacttaaaaagacATGTTTAAATTTGACATTAATTTTATAAACTTTGAATTACCTGATTTCAATTTAAAacaatcttcctatactaataaacaaaaatctttttatacacgtgtcactctctggtgcctcctccctcctaataatataatataatattaattaatatagttatagataaacgtataaattcaaatttaattaataattatctataacaaatataaatgtatcaaataatataataagtataatattatttaatatatttagagatcaaacgtataatttcaaatttaattaatagtaaattactttttgagtccctgtgttttagtgattttaaccatttgaatccaaaatcaaaaagtttaacgtcctgagtctctaaccgctcattcacaccccctgtaaaaaattcaaaaaaccttttgtaaggccaagttctctaagttttcacaacttgtcgaaattttcattttaccctaaccatatatatttgttaagataaaatatattatttggatataaacaataattattaataaagtatcaaatcacatgtacaagtacttatagtatataacttagaagactaaaattacaagcggattatctaaataaagtaccaaattatctttaaagcgaacactaaatggtttttaaaagactttttttttgctattaagtatataacattatatttacttaagccgtgtaatacacgtgttcaatattttcttccaattttaaatttatgttactatcaatatgttttcatcttaaaaaatggTCCAACTTCCTAATAAAATTgagttttaaatattaaacttaatttCAATCATATTACGCAACTAAATACATTATCATCATGCTAAATAAAGATATTATATAATATTACAAAAAATTTAGTTTGAATATTTAAATGTCAACTACTAATTAAAAAAGTTGTTGTAGACGTtcaaatttatagtttaaaaaactttagtCCTACTTTTTTTCTCATTAATAaagattatatacaagtttataatttacattttttcgtcatttaacccgtgtaatacacggggttgtaagctagttAATATAATATACAATTGTTATATTTGAATTTTTGGAAATTATACCAAAACTAAATCATCGAGTCTTTTAAATCTGAATTTCGGAAATCAAGCAATCACTAAATTTAATGTTGTATTATTAtaggaaataaaataaaatttaaataatGAGAGATAAAAAGTCAACAATTATTGGATGAAACTTAAAGTTACCATGTGTGCGCATATTAGGCTAGAAGGTATGATGATGGTCCTCTAAGGGAGGAtaatccgccacgtaggcgccacgtcatagtcctcccaaggatggtccatcccacaaaagtagagggtatggaggatgatcctaccccaccacttttatgttctttatttttttaatcttctacttttttttaacatttaacaaataaactaacaaaatattttcattaatattaaaaaacattacataaacttaaaaaaaaaaacataaacttaaaaagaaTTTCGAGCTTCAGCCTTTGAATCGTTCTTAACGACCTTCAATCTCGGCGTCTTGACATCCACATTACCTTCCCAACTCTTCCTCAACGCCTTCGGTCCCAACTCATTACCTTGAACAAAACTCTTTATAGAGCTACCAATCCCGGATTTCTTTAAACGCGGACTCGCGCTCCCTAAATTCAACTTTCCAATCTCCTTATCAGATCCTTTGATCTTCGACTGATGCTTAACAACACTCGAAAACTTCTCAAAAGAAGTAGACAAAGTGTAACCACTAGtaggagatgaaggaattgaccTTGAACCATTTGACGGTTTGACTTTCACCTTCGAATCACTCGAATTCAATACCAATTTTGACAATTGTGATCTTGGTTTTCCAATGGAAGCACTAATAACACTATCCTTTTTGACATTACCAACTAACTTAGAACTAGTGGAACTATTAAGAAACCCTAAAGAATGTGTGGCAACAATATCTTCAGGTGTTCCAACACAAGGGTGTCTACCTGGAATCGGTTTAACCCCGCGTAAAACCGGAACTGGAGTGGCTAACTTAAGCCGTTCGACATGTATATACTGACCCAACTGGATCTTATCACTCAATATAAGATCAACACTTTCATCAGGTAAAGATACATAAGTGGCATGAGATGAATCAGATACCTTAAGATAATACCCTTGATTTCGAAACAACTCACCGCCTGATAAAGCCGGAACAATGCTCACAACCTGTAACAAAGATGATCTATGTTCTCCTGCAACTTTTACATCTGTGTTCATATGTTGCAGCAACTTTAACAAAACCCCAGGTACCAAAACAGCCATTTTTTGTTCACATCATATCAAACAACACCCATATCACTGATCTGTTATATAACTTATATGAACACAAGAAATCTTGCAATGGGTATAGAGTACCTGAATGTATGCAAGATTTCAGCAAAACCCAGAGACCAAAAAAGCCATTTTTTTTGTTCACAAATGCAATTCAC of Helianthus annuus cultivar XRQ/B chromosome 1, HanXRQr2.0-SUNRISE, whole genome shotgun sequence contains these proteins:
- the LOC110893100 gene encoding uncharacterized protein LOC110893100, with the translated sequence MAVLVPGVLLKLLQHMNTDVKVAGEHRSSLLQVVSIVPALSGGELFRNQGYYLKVSDSSHATYVSLPDESVDLILSDKIQLGQYIHVERLKLATPVPVLRGVKPIPGRHPCVGTPEDIVATHSLGFLNSSTSSKLVGNVKKDSVISASIGKPRSQLSKLVLNSSDSKVKVKPSNGSRSIPSSPTSGYTLSTSFEKFSSVVKHQSKIKGSDKEIGKLNLGSASPRLKKSGIGSSIKSFVQGNELGPKALRKSWEGNVDVKTPRLKVVKNDSKAEARNSF